Proteins encoded by one window of Cannabis sativa cultivar Pink pepper isolate KNU-18-1 chromosome 4, ASM2916894v1, whole genome shotgun sequence:
- the LOC115702107 gene encoding protein GRIP isoform X3, giving the protein MDHFGEHMELLKLSKFKLQLGTLISEFREVRERERSATEHLHHRIQKQKQNEEDFARKIQELQAELSSSNEHRQKLERKVNYLQNDNVLLENKQKELQETIHNLSQSKECFVNAYEESTCDMKRAIQIRDRKLGVLSEKVKSHLLLFDSIEKEAVSVKQVVDNVQHMMSEKEDLVADLNNKLDKVSAFEKVFVERIVDLEEKLKCEEYEIQRKNRVISELEAQVEAAKVSTACQTQIDELQKILSSKDVVIENLISEKEALHSELQSLGIVIKSIQGNLKNINEEDKDRFASILEYQEGSIMALTTGNRIDNVNGNSTGRCSNKDYMIGAAACTDSSLSPKSVGTHLLESISVDSCVSKSASSEPQSVINAPCISANEENVGEKPFFPTLAT; this is encoded by the exons ATGGATCATTTTGGTGAACATATGGAGTTGCTAAAACTCTCCAAATTCAAGCTCCAGCTCGGAACTCTCATCTCTGAATTTCGAGAAGTCCGA GAACGGGAACGTTCGGCGACGGAGCACCTTCATCATCGAATTCAG AAACAAAAGCAAAATGAAGAAGATTTCGCTAGGAAGATTCAGGAATTGCAAGCTGAATTATCTTCCTCTAATGAACATCGCCAGAAGCTTGAGAGAAAG GTAAATTATCTTCAAAATGACAATGTGTTGCTCGAAAACAAGCAAAAAGAGTTGCAGGAAACCATACACAACCTAAGCCAATCAAAGGAATGTTTTGTGAATGCGTATGAG GAATCTACTTGTGATATGAAGCGCGCAATTCAAATAAGGGATAGGAAGCTTGGCGTCCTATCTGAAAAAGTAAAGTCTCATTTATTGTTATTTGATTCTATAGAGAAAGAGGCAGTTTCCGTCAAGCAAGTTGTCGATAATGTGCAACACATGATGAGTGAAAAAGAAGATCTAG TGGCTGACTTGAACAACAAACTGGATAAAGTCTCTGCATTCGAGAAAGTGTTTGTTG AAAGGATTGTTGACTTGGAAGAAAAACTGAAATGTGAAGAATATGAGATACAAAGAAAGAATAGAGTAATCTCGGAGCTTGAAGCACAGGTTGAGGCAGCAAAAGTTAGTACTGCCTGTCAAACTCAGATAGATGAG CTTCAGAAAATTCTTTCATCAAAGGACGTAGTCATTGAGAATCTAATTTCAGAAAAAGAG GCACTGCACTCTGAACTTCAGAGTTTGGGTATTGTCATAAAGAGTATTCAGGGCAATCTCAAAAATATTAATGAAGAG GATAAAGACAGGTTCGCCTCAATACTTGAATACCAAGAAGGAAGCATCATGGCTTTGACAACTGGTAACAG GATTGATAATGTTAACGGAAACAGCACAGGAAGATGCTCAAACAAGGATTACATGATTGGGGCTGCAGCATGTACAG ATTCATCTCTATCTCCAAAGTCTGTTGGCACACACTTACTGGAAAGCATTAGCGTGGATTCGTGTGTGTCAAAG TCAGCTTCCTCAGAGCCTCAATCAGTAATTAATGCTCCATGCATTTCTGCAAATGAGGAGAATGTAGGAGAGAAGCCATTTTTTCCTACCTTGGCTACATGA
- the LOC115702107 gene encoding uncharacterized protein LOC115702107 isoform X4 has protein sequence MDHFGEHMELLKLSKFKLQLGTLISEFREVRERERSATEHLHHRIQKQKQNEEDFARKIQELQAELSSSNEHRQKLERKESTCDMKRAIQIRDRKLGVLSEKVKSHLLLFDSIEKEAVSVKQVVDNVQHMMSEKEDLVADLNNKLDKVSAFEKVFVERIVDLEEKLKCEEYEIQRKNRVISELEAQVEAAKVSTACQTQIDELQKILSSKDVVIENLISEKEVWIFGSQSLIYAFMCQLPFKHFLKNWFQALHSELQSLGIVIKSIQGNLKNINEEDKDRFASILEYQEGSIMALTTGNRIDNVNGNSTGRCSNKDYMIGAAACTDSSLSPKSVGTHLLESISVDSCVSKSASSEPQSVINAPCISANEENVGEKPFFPTLAT, from the exons ATGGATCATTTTGGTGAACATATGGAGTTGCTAAAACTCTCCAAATTCAAGCTCCAGCTCGGAACTCTCATCTCTGAATTTCGAGAAGTCCGA GAACGGGAACGTTCGGCGACGGAGCACCTTCATCATCGAATTCAG AAACAAAAGCAAAATGAAGAAGATTTCGCTAGGAAGATTCAGGAATTGCAAGCTGAATTATCTTCCTCTAATGAACATCGCCAGAAGCTTGAGAGAAAG GAATCTACTTGTGATATGAAGCGCGCAATTCAAATAAGGGATAGGAAGCTTGGCGTCCTATCTGAAAAAGTAAAGTCTCATTTATTGTTATTTGATTCTATAGAGAAAGAGGCAGTTTCCGTCAAGCAAGTTGTCGATAATGTGCAACACATGATGAGTGAAAAAGAAGATCTAG TGGCTGACTTGAACAACAAACTGGATAAAGTCTCTGCATTCGAGAAAGTGTTTGTTG AAAGGATTGTTGACTTGGAAGAAAAACTGAAATGTGAAGAATATGAGATACAAAGAAAGAATAGAGTAATCTCGGAGCTTGAAGCACAGGTTGAGGCAGCAAAAGTTAGTACTGCCTGTCAAACTCAGATAGATGAG CTTCAGAAAATTCTTTCATCAAAGGACGTAGTCATTGAGAATCTAATTTCAGAAAAAGAGGTTTGGATATTTGGTTCTCAGTCACTTATTTATGCTTTTATGTGTCAATTACCTTTCAAACATTTCTTGAAAAATTGGTTTCAGGCACTGCACTCTGAACTTCAGAGTTTGGGTATTGTCATAAAGAGTATTCAGGGCAATCTCAAAAATATTAATGAAGAG GATAAAGACAGGTTCGCCTCAATACTTGAATACCAAGAAGGAAGCATCATGGCTTTGACAACTGGTAACAG GATTGATAATGTTAACGGAAACAGCACAGGAAGATGCTCAAACAAGGATTACATGATTGGGGCTGCAGCATGTACAG ATTCATCTCTATCTCCAAAGTCTGTTGGCACACACTTACTGGAAAGCATTAGCGTGGATTCGTGTGTGTCAAAG TCAGCTTCCTCAGAGCCTCAATCAGTAATTAATGCTCCATGCATTTCTGCAAATGAGGAGAATGTAGGAGAGAAGCCATTTTTTCCTACCTTGGCTACATGA
- the LOC115702107 gene encoding uncharacterized protein LOC115702107 isoform X1, whose amino-acid sequence MDHFGEHMELLKLSKFKLQLGTLISEFREVRERERSATEHLHHRIQKQKQNEEDFARKIQELQAELSSSNEHRQKLERKVNYLQNDNVLLENKQKELQETIHNLSQSKECFVNAYEESTCDMKRAIQIRDRKLGVLSEKVKSHLLLFDSIEKEAVSVKQVVDNVQHMMSEKEDLVADLNNKLDKVSAFEKVFVERIVDLEEKLKCEEYEIQRKNRVISELEAQVEAAKVSTACQTQIDELQKILSSKDVVIENLISEKEVWIFGSQSLIYAFMCQLPFKHFLKNWFQALHSELQSLGIVIKSIQGNLKNINEEDKDRFASILEYQEGSIMALTTGNRIDNVNGNSTGRCSNKDYMIGAAACTDSSLSPKSVGTHLLESISVDSCVSKSASSEPQSVINAPCISANEENVGEKPFFPTLAT is encoded by the exons ATGGATCATTTTGGTGAACATATGGAGTTGCTAAAACTCTCCAAATTCAAGCTCCAGCTCGGAACTCTCATCTCTGAATTTCGAGAAGTCCGA GAACGGGAACGTTCGGCGACGGAGCACCTTCATCATCGAATTCAG AAACAAAAGCAAAATGAAGAAGATTTCGCTAGGAAGATTCAGGAATTGCAAGCTGAATTATCTTCCTCTAATGAACATCGCCAGAAGCTTGAGAGAAAG GTAAATTATCTTCAAAATGACAATGTGTTGCTCGAAAACAAGCAAAAAGAGTTGCAGGAAACCATACACAACCTAAGCCAATCAAAGGAATGTTTTGTGAATGCGTATGAG GAATCTACTTGTGATATGAAGCGCGCAATTCAAATAAGGGATAGGAAGCTTGGCGTCCTATCTGAAAAAGTAAAGTCTCATTTATTGTTATTTGATTCTATAGAGAAAGAGGCAGTTTCCGTCAAGCAAGTTGTCGATAATGTGCAACACATGATGAGTGAAAAAGAAGATCTAG TGGCTGACTTGAACAACAAACTGGATAAAGTCTCTGCATTCGAGAAAGTGTTTGTTG AAAGGATTGTTGACTTGGAAGAAAAACTGAAATGTGAAGAATATGAGATACAAAGAAAGAATAGAGTAATCTCGGAGCTTGAAGCACAGGTTGAGGCAGCAAAAGTTAGTACTGCCTGTCAAACTCAGATAGATGAG CTTCAGAAAATTCTTTCATCAAAGGACGTAGTCATTGAGAATCTAATTTCAGAAAAAGAGGTTTGGATATTTGGTTCTCAGTCACTTATTTATGCTTTTATGTGTCAATTACCTTTCAAACATTTCTTGAAAAATTGGTTTCAGGCACTGCACTCTGAACTTCAGAGTTTGGGTATTGTCATAAAGAGTATTCAGGGCAATCTCAAAAATATTAATGAAGAG GATAAAGACAGGTTCGCCTCAATACTTGAATACCAAGAAGGAAGCATCATGGCTTTGACAACTGGTAACAG GATTGATAATGTTAACGGAAACAGCACAGGAAGATGCTCAAACAAGGATTACATGATTGGGGCTGCAGCATGTACAG ATTCATCTCTATCTCCAAAGTCTGTTGGCACACACTTACTGGAAAGCATTAGCGTGGATTCGTGTGTGTCAAAG TCAGCTTCCTCAGAGCCTCAATCAGTAATTAATGCTCCATGCATTTCTGCAAATGAGGAGAATGTAGGAGAGAAGCCATTTTTTCCTACCTTGGCTACATGA
- the LOC115702107 gene encoding uncharacterized protein LOC115702107 isoform X2 → MDHFGEHMELLKLSKFKLQLGTLISEFREVRERERSATEHLHHRIQKQKQNEEDFARKIQELQAELSSSNEHRQKLERKVNYLQNDNVLLENKQKELQETIHNLSQSKECFVNAYEESTCDMKRAIQIRDRKLGVLSEKVKSHLLLFDSIEKEAVSVKQVVDNVQHMMSEKEDLVADLNNKLDKVSAFEKVFVERIVDLEEKLKCEEYEIQRKNRVISELEAQVEAAKVSTACQTQIDELQKILSSKDVVIENLISEKEVWIFGSQSLIYAFMCQLPFKHFLKNWFQALHSELQSLGIVIKSIQGNLKNINEEDKDRFASILEYQEGSIMALTTGNRIDNVNGNSTGRCSNKDYMIGAAACTDSSLSPKSVGTHLLESISVDSCVSKLPQSLNQ, encoded by the exons ATGGATCATTTTGGTGAACATATGGAGTTGCTAAAACTCTCCAAATTCAAGCTCCAGCTCGGAACTCTCATCTCTGAATTTCGAGAAGTCCGA GAACGGGAACGTTCGGCGACGGAGCACCTTCATCATCGAATTCAG AAACAAAAGCAAAATGAAGAAGATTTCGCTAGGAAGATTCAGGAATTGCAAGCTGAATTATCTTCCTCTAATGAACATCGCCAGAAGCTTGAGAGAAAG GTAAATTATCTTCAAAATGACAATGTGTTGCTCGAAAACAAGCAAAAAGAGTTGCAGGAAACCATACACAACCTAAGCCAATCAAAGGAATGTTTTGTGAATGCGTATGAG GAATCTACTTGTGATATGAAGCGCGCAATTCAAATAAGGGATAGGAAGCTTGGCGTCCTATCTGAAAAAGTAAAGTCTCATTTATTGTTATTTGATTCTATAGAGAAAGAGGCAGTTTCCGTCAAGCAAGTTGTCGATAATGTGCAACACATGATGAGTGAAAAAGAAGATCTAG TGGCTGACTTGAACAACAAACTGGATAAAGTCTCTGCATTCGAGAAAGTGTTTGTTG AAAGGATTGTTGACTTGGAAGAAAAACTGAAATGTGAAGAATATGAGATACAAAGAAAGAATAGAGTAATCTCGGAGCTTGAAGCACAGGTTGAGGCAGCAAAAGTTAGTACTGCCTGTCAAACTCAGATAGATGAG CTTCAGAAAATTCTTTCATCAAAGGACGTAGTCATTGAGAATCTAATTTCAGAAAAAGAGGTTTGGATATTTGGTTCTCAGTCACTTATTTATGCTTTTATGTGTCAATTACCTTTCAAACATTTCTTGAAAAATTGGTTTCAGGCACTGCACTCTGAACTTCAGAGTTTGGGTATTGTCATAAAGAGTATTCAGGGCAATCTCAAAAATATTAATGAAGAG GATAAAGACAGGTTCGCCTCAATACTTGAATACCAAGAAGGAAGCATCATGGCTTTGACAACTGGTAACAG GATTGATAATGTTAACGGAAACAGCACAGGAAGATGCTCAAACAAGGATTACATGATTGGGGCTGCAGCATGTACAG ATTCATCTCTATCTCCAAAGTCTGTTGGCACACACTTACTGGAAAGCATTAGCGTGGATTCGTGTGTGTCAAAG CTTCCTCAGAGCCTCAATCAGTAA
- the LOC115702107 gene encoding uncharacterized protein LOC115702107 isoform X5, with amino-acid sequence MDHFGEHMELLKLSKFKLQLGTLISEFREVRERERSATEHLHHRIQKQKQNEEDFARKIQELQAELSSSNEHRQKLERKVNYLQNDNVLLENKQKELQETIHNLSQSKECFVNAYEESTCDMKRAIQIRDRKLGVLSEKVKSHLLLFDSIEKEAVSVKQVVDNVQHMMSEKEDLVADLNNKLDKVSAFEKVFVERIVDLEEKLKCEEYEIQRKNRVISELEAQVEAAKVSTACQTQIDELQKILSSKDVVIENLISEKEVWIFGSQSLIYAFMCQLPFKHFLKNWFQALHSELQSLGIVIKSIQGNLKNINEETGSPQYLNTKKEASWL; translated from the exons ATGGATCATTTTGGTGAACATATGGAGTTGCTAAAACTCTCCAAATTCAAGCTCCAGCTCGGAACTCTCATCTCTGAATTTCGAGAAGTCCGA GAACGGGAACGTTCGGCGACGGAGCACCTTCATCATCGAATTCAG AAACAAAAGCAAAATGAAGAAGATTTCGCTAGGAAGATTCAGGAATTGCAAGCTGAATTATCTTCCTCTAATGAACATCGCCAGAAGCTTGAGAGAAAG GTAAATTATCTTCAAAATGACAATGTGTTGCTCGAAAACAAGCAAAAAGAGTTGCAGGAAACCATACACAACCTAAGCCAATCAAAGGAATGTTTTGTGAATGCGTATGAG GAATCTACTTGTGATATGAAGCGCGCAATTCAAATAAGGGATAGGAAGCTTGGCGTCCTATCTGAAAAAGTAAAGTCTCATTTATTGTTATTTGATTCTATAGAGAAAGAGGCAGTTTCCGTCAAGCAAGTTGTCGATAATGTGCAACACATGATGAGTGAAAAAGAAGATCTAG TGGCTGACTTGAACAACAAACTGGATAAAGTCTCTGCATTCGAGAAAGTGTTTGTTG AAAGGATTGTTGACTTGGAAGAAAAACTGAAATGTGAAGAATATGAGATACAAAGAAAGAATAGAGTAATCTCGGAGCTTGAAGCACAGGTTGAGGCAGCAAAAGTTAGTACTGCCTGTCAAACTCAGATAGATGAG CTTCAGAAAATTCTTTCATCAAAGGACGTAGTCATTGAGAATCTAATTTCAGAAAAAGAGGTTTGGATATTTGGTTCTCAGTCACTTATTTATGCTTTTATGTGTCAATTACCTTTCAAACATTTCTTGAAAAATTGGTTTCAGGCACTGCACTCTGAACTTCAGAGTTTGGGTATTGTCATAAAGAGTATTCAGGGCAATCTCAAAAATATTAATGAAGAG ACAGGTTCGCCTCAATACTTGAATACCAAGAAGGAAGCATCATGGCTTTGA